The following proteins come from a genomic window of Flavobacteriaceae bacterium MAR_2010_188:
- a CDS encoding EamA-like transporter family protein encodes MIYLLLSILASTVIFIIFKLINKYEINTLQVIVVNYITACLLGLSLSKVPFKISNILTEEWFYGAFFLGILFIIIFNVMALTAQRNGISVASVATKMSVIIPILFGIYVYHESHGPIKIIGILIALIAVYLASVKSEKLIVSIKSLWLPITVFFGSGIIDTSIKFMQNEYLSQDKFSLFSSVIFFFAGTIGIITLAFQFLTKKNKFNLKSIPAGILLGIVNFSSIYYLLLALSIENLESSTIFTINNVGIVLISTLVGLTLFKEKLYPKNWLGIALAVIAIFLVSITI; translated from the coding sequence TTGATTTATCTATTACTCTCTATACTTGCGTCTACGGTAATCTTCATCATATTTAAGCTTATCAATAAATATGAAATCAATACGCTTCAAGTAATTGTTGTAAATTATATAACTGCCTGTTTACTCGGCCTGAGCCTTAGCAAGGTTCCTTTCAAAATTTCAAACATCCTAACCGAAGAATGGTTTTACGGTGCTTTTTTCTTAGGGATACTTTTTATAATCATTTTTAATGTTATGGCGCTAACTGCGCAGAGAAATGGTATTTCCGTTGCATCGGTAGCAACAAAAATGAGTGTTATAATTCCTATACTTTTTGGGATTTATGTATATCATGAAAGCCATGGACCGATAAAGATTATTGGGATTTTAATTGCTTTGATTGCGGTTTATCTGGCTTCCGTAAAATCTGAAAAACTGATTGTTTCAATTAAATCCCTTTGGTTACCGATTACCGTTTTTTTTGGATCCGGAATAATTGACACTTCTATCAAATTCATGCAAAATGAATATTTAAGTCAAGATAAGTTTTCATTATTTTCCTCGGTAATATTCTTTTTCGCGGGAACAATTGGTATTATAACCTTGGCGTTTCAATTCTTAACCAAAAAGAACAAATTTAATTTAAAGAGTATACCTGCAGGAATACTTTTAGGCATCGTTAACTTTAGCTCTATTTACTATTTGTTATTAGCCTTGAGCATAGAGAACCTAGAAAGCTCTACTATTTTTACCATTAACAATGTAGGCATTGTTCTAATTTCTACCCTAGTTGGACTTACTTTGTTTAAAGAAAAGTTATATCCTAAGAATTGGCTAGGTATTGCGCTTGCAGTAATTGCAATTTTCTTGGTTTCAATCACTATTTAA
- a CDS encoding putative hydrolase of the HAD superfamily, with protein sequence MIKTLIFDFGNVFINLDKDGARINALNLFKIDEFTDWMIETNENYEKGLIPTDDFITYYMDKYPKITEYGILDSWNYIIEDFPEKRLRFIKQLAKEHNYKLILLSNTNHLHIEWIKYKMRSFEEFYDCFDRFYLSHEIGMRKPDLEIYRTVLDRDQLVAEECLFIDDTKENTDAAETLGIHTWNLNPGSEDVTELFDKKQNLF encoded by the coding sequence ATGATCAAAACCCTGATATTTGATTTCGGGAACGTTTTTATAAATCTAGATAAGGATGGTGCAAGAATAAATGCGCTCAACCTTTTCAAAATTGATGAATTTACCGATTGGATGATCGAGACCAATGAAAACTACGAAAAAGGTTTAATCCCCACAGATGATTTTATCACCTATTACATGGATAAATATCCCAAGATTACCGAGTATGGCATCTTGGATAGCTGGAATTACATTATTGAGGATTTTCCTGAAAAGCGACTTAGATTTATTAAACAGTTAGCTAAAGAGCATAATTACAAACTAATCCTTCTCAGCAATACTAATCATCTTCATATAGAATGGATTAAATATAAAATGAGGTCTTTTGAAGAGTTTTATGATTGCTTCGACCGGTTTTATCTTTCTCACGAAATAGGAATGCGAAAACCTGATTTAGAAATATATCGGACAGTTCTTGATAGAGATCAACTAGTTGCGGAGGAATGTTTATTTATAGACGATACCAAAGAAAATACCGATGCAGCAGAAACTCTTGGTATTCATACCTGGAATTTGAATCCTGGCAGCGAAGATGTGACAGAACTTTTCGATAAAAAGCAGAATCTCTTTTGA
- a CDS encoding diaminohydroxyphosphoribosylaminopyrimidine deaminase encodes MLRCIQIAKNGLGNVAPNPMVGCVIAYNDTIIGEGYTSPYGGNHAEVNAINSVIDKSLLAKASLYVTLEPCSHHGKTPPCTDLLTHYKIPKVFIGTQDRNKLVNGQGINKLKEAGCEVKVGILEKECRDHHKRFFTFHEKKRPYVILKWAQSSEGFIAPEFKDEQAPVWISNKYSRQLTHKWRAEEQAILVGTNTVVDDNPTLTTRDWEGKNPIRVVLDRNGRLDYTSSIFNEGATTMVISQELKQKSFAEKSNFEFETIDWEKNIPLQILEILYKKGINSIIVEGGKQTLETFIEENLWDEARIFSGIISLGLGISAPRIIGKTELQKNILTDALTLLINDQNPDI; translated from the coding sequence ATGTTGCGATGTATCCAAATCGCAAAAAACGGCTTAGGAAATGTTGCACCTAACCCAATGGTGGGCTGTGTAATCGCGTATAATGATACGATTATTGGTGAAGGATATACAAGCCCATATGGTGGTAATCACGCTGAAGTAAATGCCATAAATTCTGTGATTGACAAATCCTTACTCGCAAAAGCCTCATTATATGTAACGCTGGAACCTTGTTCCCACCATGGAAAAACTCCACCATGTACCGATTTACTCACACACTATAAAATTCCAAAAGTTTTTATAGGAACACAGGATAGAAACAAACTTGTGAATGGGCAAGGAATAAACAAATTGAAGGAGGCTGGCTGCGAGGTTAAAGTTGGTATCTTAGAAAAAGAATGTAGAGATCATCATAAGCGGTTTTTTACTTTTCATGAAAAAAAACGTCCGTATGTCATTCTAAAATGGGCACAATCTAGTGAAGGATTTATAGCTCCAGAATTCAAAGATGAGCAAGCTCCTGTTTGGATTTCAAATAAATATTCTCGACAATTAACCCATAAATGGCGAGCTGAAGAACAAGCAATTTTAGTAGGAACGAATACTGTGGTAGACGATAACCCAACTTTGACCACAAGAGATTGGGAAGGAAAAAATCCGATCAGGGTTGTTTTAGATAGAAATGGGCGATTGGATTATACAAGCTCAATTTTTAATGAAGGAGCCACTACAATGGTCATCTCTCAAGAATTAAAGCAAAAATCGTTCGCTGAAAAGTCCAATTTTGAATTTGAAACAATAGACTGGGAGAAAAATATCCCGCTCCAAATTCTTGAAATTCTCTATAAAAAAGGCATTAATTCTATTATAGTTGAAGGTGGCAAGCAAACATTAGAAACTTTTATTGAAGAAAATCTTTGGGACGAGGCTAGAATTTTCTCTGGAATTATATCTTTGGGGCTTGGAATTTCCGCTCCACGAATCATAGGAAAAACTGAACTACAAAAAAACATACTAACCGACGCCCTAACACTTTTAATTAATGATCAAAACCCTGATATTTGA